The following are encoded in a window of Pygocentrus nattereri isolate fPygNat1 chromosome 5, fPygNat1.pri, whole genome shotgun sequence genomic DNA:
- the marveld1 gene encoding MARVEL domain-containing protein 1 codes for MPPKPEVRMNLLKSFFGIVRILQILLGAGLWVTIAANKYEGSVHFVLFVAVFFWLLTLALFFLTLLDKQDLVPIVGGERWLLTNMIHDIAATLLYLSVIGIMIYKTNKNSFCNLKHYKEMCLYTVYLIGSVFACLTACVYLLSAIYGSCRKCQGQQTVV; via the coding sequence ATGCCCCCCAAGCCAGAGGTGAGGATGAATTTACTCAAGAGCTTTTTTGGGATTGTACGCATCCTCCAAATCTTGCTGGGAGCTGGTCTTTGGGTCACCATTGCAGCCAACAAGTATGAAGGCTCTGTCCACTTTGTGCTGTTCGTGGCTGTGTTTTTCTGGCTCCTCACGCTGGCCCTCTTCTTCCTCACTTTGCTAGACAAGCAGGACCTCGTCCCCATTGTAGGAGGAGAACGCTGGTTGTTAACCAACATGATACATGACATTGCTGCCACTTTGCTTTATTTGTCTGTGATTGGCATCATGATCTACAAGACGAACAAGAACTCCTTCTGCAATCTGAAACATTACAAGGAAATGTGCCTGTACACTGTCTACCTCATCGGCTCAGTGTTCGCCTGCCTCACTGCCTGCGTCTATCTTCTCTCTGCCATCTACGGCTCCTGCAGAAAGTGCCAGGGCCAGCAGACTGTGGTGTGA
- the pgam1a gene encoding phosphoglycerate mutase 1a: MAAYKLVLIRHGESCWNQENRFCGWFDADLSETGRQEANRGGQALKDAGFEFDICYTSVLKRAIRTLWIVLDGIDQMWLPVHRTWRLNERHYGGLTGLNKAETAAKHGEAQVKIWRRSYDIPPPPMEADHDYYSVISKDRRYADLTEDQLPSCESLKDTIARALPFWNEEIVPQIKKGKRVLIAAHGNSLRGIVKHLEGMSEEEIMELNLPTGIPILYELDKNLKPIKPMQFLGDEETVRKAMEAVAAQGKAKK, translated from the exons ATGGCTGCTTACAAATTAGTTCTGATTCGCCACGGGGAGAGCTGCTGGAACCAAGAAAATCGCTTCTGCGGCTGGTTCGACGCTGACCTTAGTGAAACCGGGCGTCAGGAGGCAAATAGAGGCGGACAGGCTTTAAAAG ATGCTGGTTTTGAGTTTGACATATGCTACACCTCTGTTCTGAAGAGGGCCATCCGTACATTATGGATCGTTTTGGATGGCATCGATCAGATGTGGCTTCCAGTGCACAGGACCTGGCGGCTGAACGAACGCCACTACGGAGGTCTGACTGGGTTAAACAAAGCTGAGACTGCTGCCAAGCATGGTGAGGCCCAAGTCAAGATATGGAGGCGCTCCTATGATATCCCTCCTCCTCCCATGGAGGCAGACCATGACTATTACAGTGTCATTAGCAAG GACCGGCGTTATGCTGATCTGACTGAGGACCAGCTACCTTCTTGTGAGAGCCTGAAGGACACTATTGCCCGTGCCCTACCATTCTGGAATGAAGAGATTGTTCCTCAAATCAAAAAGGGCAAGAGGGTGCTGATTGCTGCCCATGGCAACAGTCTGAGGGGTATAGTGAAGCATCTGGAAG GTATGTCAGAGGAAGAAATTATGGAGCTAAACCTCCCTACAGGCATCCCCATACTCTACGAGTTGGACAAGAACTTAAAGCCCATCAAGCCAATGCAATTCCTGGGAGATGAGGAGACTGTACGGAAGGCCATGGAGGCGGTGGCAGCACAGGGCAAGGCCAAGAAGTAG